In Amaranthus tricolor cultivar Red isolate AtriRed21 chromosome 3, ASM2621246v1, whole genome shotgun sequence, a single window of DNA contains:
- the LOC130808341 gene encoding uncharacterized protein LOC130808341, translating to MNNNDYNGERSSTLRPWVYYPSSSTQISTNPPNYYKQQGPWKATTKPFNAISFGFVATALLISLFLIMAILEHLFRSHPNHASSSSSSSSSSSSRDGNGLDSGSFIKSINHPMQVITRNGRDLSVVMPGQKYPTCIAHPTPLLPSPSPREPFHH from the exons atgaataataatgattataatggAGAAAGATCATCAACATTAAGGCCATGGGTATACTACCCAAGTAGTAGCACACAAATATCAACAAATCCTCCAAATTACTACAAACAACAAGGACCTTGGAAGGCTACCACTAAACCATTTAATGCTATTTCTTTTGGGTTTGTTGCAACAGCACTTCTTATATCTTTGTTTCTTATTATGGCCATTCTAGAACACTTGTTTCGATCTCACCCTAATCATGCCTCGTCCTCGTCTTcgtcctcttcctcttcctcatcTCGTGATGGCAATGGGTTGGACTCGGGATCATTCATCAAATCTATAAATCATCCG ATGCAGGTAATTACAAGGAATGGAAGAGATTTGTCGGTGGTAATGCCAGGACAAAAGTATCCAACTTGTATAGCTCATCCTACTCCTCtacttccttctccttctccaaGGGAACCCTTTCACCATTGA
- the LOC130809254 gene encoding ran-binding protein 1 homolog a-like: MASVDPELKEEEQVPAEEEDTGAQIAPIVRLEEVAVTTGEEDEDALLDLKAKLYRFDKEGNQWKERGTGTVKFLKHKVSGKVRLVMRQSKTLKICANHLIIAGMTVQEHAGNEKSCVWHASDYADGELKEEMFCIRFASIENNKNFMEMFQEIAESQQKQEENKDASATAEALEKLSVGGEKSEEKVSEEEASPAKEAATPAEETKAELKKDDEEKKGEDSSA, encoded by the exons ATGGCGTCAGTAGATCCAGAGCTCAAAGAAGAAGAGCAAGTTCCAGCAGAAGAAGAAGATACTGGAGCTCAAATTGCCCCTATCGTCAGACTTGAAGAGGTTGCCGTTACTACtggtgaagaagatgaagatgctCTGCTCGATCT AAAAGCGAAGCTCTACAGATTTGATAAAGAAGGAAATCAATGGAAAGAGAGAGGTACTGGTACCGTCAAGTTTCTCAAGCATAAAGTCAGTGGAAAGGTTCGATTAGTCATGCGGCAATCTAAGACATTGAAGATCTGTGCTAATCATCTCA ttATTGCTGGTATGACGGTTCAAGAACATGCTGGAAATGAGAAGTCCTGTGTATGGCATGCTAGTGATTATGCTGATGGAGAATTAAAGGAGGAGATGTTCTGCATCCGATTCGCATCTATTGAAA ATAACAAAAACTTCATGGAGATGTTCCAAGAGATTGCTGAATCACAGCAGAAGCAGGAGGAGAATAAAGATGCATCCGCCACTGCTGAAGCTCTTGAAAAGCTGAGTGTTGGTGGAGAGAAAAGCGAGGAGAAAGTTTCCGAGGAGGAAGCTTCTCCAGCTAAAGAAGCAGCTACTCCAGCTGAGGAGACAAAAGCCGAGCTGAAAAAGGATGACGAGGAGAAGAAGGGTGAAGATTCTAGCGCTTGA
- the LOC130809253 gene encoding MACPF domain-containing protein At4g24290-like, with the protein MALKLSAAKAAQVAIQSIGRGYDISADLRLKFCKGDSEHSNLIEIDEDHCQEIALRSGITIPNVPTSIKCDKGERTRFRSDVLSFQQMSEHFNHEISLTGKIPSGHFNTMFEFSGCWQKDAAYTKTLAFDGVFITLYTVALEKSQLVLRDYVKHAVPSSWEPAALARFIEKFGTHIIVGVKMGGKDVVFVKQQHSSSLQPAEVQKKLKEIADKRFSEANGQYEINSGHIYQDGKVDAREQRLRFADLSPSCSYSHKEDIVTICKRRGGSDTRNLSHHEWLQTVQSEPDVISMTFIPITSLLNGVPGSGFLSHAINLYLRYKPPLEELHLFLEFQLPRQWAPVFCELPLGPQRSQQNYASLQFSIMGPKLYVNTTPVDVGKRPVTGLRLYLEGRKSNRLAIHVQHLSSLPKVFQLTDDPNGNFQQNHCDRRFYEKVGWKNFSHVCTAPVESDDVSIVTGAQLQVGDYGFKKVLFLGLRFYAVRGATLVKYPEWDGSPGLARKSGLISTLISQRFTAVAKPAPHPADVNINSAVYPGGPPVPVQAPKLLKIVDTTEMTRGPQDTPGYWVVSGAKLVVEKGKISIRVKYSLLTPILPDEDESE; encoded by the exons ATGGCACTGAAATTATCAGCTGCTAAAGCAGCTCAAGTGGCGATACAATCAATTGGTCGTGGCTATGATATATCAGCGGATCTTAGACTTAAATTTTGTAAAGGTGATTCTGAGCATTCGaatttgattgaaattgatgAAGATCATTGTCAAGAAATTGCTTTACGTTCTGGAATTACGATTCCTAATGTACCCACTTCCATAAAATGCGATAAAGGTGAACGAACCAGATTTAGGTCGGACGTCCTGTCTTTTCAACAG ATGTCAGAACATTTCAACCACGAGATATCATTAACTGGTAAAATACCATCCGGTCACTTCAATACTATGTTCGAGTTTTCTGGATGTTGGCAAAAGGATGCAGCCTACACAAAAACTTTGGCCTTCGATGGGGTTTTCATCACTCTGTATACTGTTGCTTTAGAAAAAAGTCAACTTGTATTGCGTGACTATGTCAAACACGCTGTTCCGTCATCATGGGAGCCTGCTGCATTGGCGAG GTTCATTGAAAAATTTGGTACTCACATTATTGTTGGGGTAAAGATGGGAGGGAAGGATGTTGTTTTTGTAAAGCAGCAGCATTCATCATCCCTTCAGCCTGCTGAAGTACAGAAAAAATTGAAGGAGATAGCTGACAAGAGGTTTTCAGAAGCAAATGGGCAGTATGAGATTAACTCCGGACATATTTATCAGGATGGAAAG GTTGATGCTCGAGAACAGCGTCTGAGATTTGCAGATTTGAGTCCTTCTTGTTCATATTCACACAAGGag GATATTGTTACCATTTGTAAGAGGAGAGGCGGAAGTGATACCAGGAATCTTTCTCATCATGAGTGGTTACAAACTGTACAATCTGAACCTGATGTAATTTCCATGACCTTCATCCCAATCACGTCTCTGTTGAATGGTGTTCCTGGGAGTGGTTTTTTAAGCCACGCAATAAATCTTTATCTTCGCT ACAAACCACCACTAGAAGAGCTTCATCTGTTTCTAGAGTTTCAGTTGCCAAGACAATGGGCTCCTGTGTTTTGTGAACTTCCTCTTGGCCCTCAGCGCAGCCAACAAAACTACGCTTCTCTGCAATTCAGTATCATGGGTCCAAAGCTATATGTCAACACTACTCCG GTTGATGTCGGTAAGAGGCCTGTGACTGGCCTGCGACTTTATCTAGAAGGTAGGAAAAGCAATCGCCTGGCCATCCACGTGCAACACTTGTCATCTCTTCCAAAGGTTTTTCAACTTACAGATGATCCCAATGGAAATTTTCAGCAAAATCACTGTGACAGGAGATTTTATGAGAAAGTTGGATGGAAGAACTTTTCTCATGTGTGCACAGCTCCAGTTGAGTCTGATGATGTATCAATTGTAACTGGGGCCCAGTTGCAAGTTGGGGATTATGGTTTCAAAAAGGTACTTTTTCTTGGACTTCGATTTTACGCAGTTCGTGGAGCTACACTAGTAAAATATCCAGAGTGGGATGGATCGCCTGGTTTGGCACGCAAGTCGGGTCTCATATCAACATTAATCAGCCAGCGCTTCACAGCAGTGGCAAAACCTGCACCACATCCTGCTGATGTGAACATCAATTCCGCAGTTTATCCAGGTGGTCCTCCAGTCCCTGTGCAAGCGCCCAAGCTGCTGAAGATTGTCGATACTACTGAAATGACAAGAGGACCGCAGGACACCCCCGGTTATTGGGTTGTTTCTGGTGCAAAACTCGTGGTTGAAAAGGGTAAAATTTCTATCCGTGTTAAATATTCGTTACTAACTCCTATTTTACCTGACGAGGATGAGTCGGAATAA
- the LOC130808339 gene encoding stromal 70 kDa heat shock-related protein, chloroplastic-like — protein sequence MAFSATQIHVLGTTPFTSFTTKPSSSRPNSVFLGQKINSSTAFLGTPNSGFLRLRKSRRSGVVGPVRIVNEKVVGIDLGTTNSAVAAMEGGKPTIVTNAEGQRTTPSVVAYTKTGERLVGQIAKRQAVVNPENTFFSVKRFIGRKMSEVDEESKQVSYRVVRDDNGNVKLECPAIGKQFAAEEISAQVLRKLVDDASKFLNDKVTKAVVTVPAYFNDSQRTATKDAGRIAGLEVLRIINEPTAASLAYGFEKKSNETILVFDLGGGTFDVSVLEVGDGVFEVLSTSGDTHLGGDDFDKKIVDWLAANFKRDEGIDLLKDKQALQRLTETAEKAKMELSSLTQTGISLPFITATADGPKHIETTLTRAKFEELCSDLLDRLKTPVENSLRDAKLSFSDLDEVILVGGSTRIPAVQELVKKLTGKDPNVTVNPDEVVALGAAVQAGVLAGDVSDIVLLDVTPLSLGLETLGGVMTKIIPRNTTLPTSKSEVFSTAADGQTSVEINVLQGEREFVRDNKSLGSFRLDGIPPAPRGVPQIEVKFDIDANGILSVAAVDKGTGKKQDITITGASTLPSDEVEKMVSEAEKFAKEDKEKRDAIDTKNQADSVVYQTEKQLKELGDKVPAPVKEKVEAKLGELKDAISGGETQTIKDAMAALNQEVMQLGQSLYNQPGAEGAPGPAPGGESGPSADSTSKGPDGDVIDADFTDSK from the exons ATGGCGTTTTCAGCGACTCAAATCCATGTTTTGGGCACCACTCCCTTTACATCCTTCACTACAAAACCCTCCTCTTCAAGGCCAAATTCAGTTTTCTTGGGCCAGAAGATTAACTCTAGTACAGCCTTTTTAGGCACCCCTAATTCGGGCTTTTTGAGACTTAGGAAAAGTCGCCGGAGTGGCGTTGTAGGTCCGGTGAGGATTGTGAACGAGAAAGTGGTAGGAATTGATTTAGGAACCACGAATTCAGCAGTTGCCGCCATGGAAGGAGGGAAGCCTACTATAGTAACCAACGCAGAAGGACAGCGAACGACGCCATCTGTGGTGGCGTATACTAAGACCGGGGAGAGACTGGTTGGGCAGATTGCGAAGCGTCAAGCAGTGGTGAACCCTGAGAATACTTTCTTCTCAGTGAAGAGATTTATTGGTAGGAAAATGTCGGAGGTTGACGAGGAGTCTAAGCAGGTTAGCTACAGAGTTGTCAGGGATGATAATGGTAATGTTAAACTTGAATGCCCTGCTATTGGAAAGCAATTTGCTGCTGAAGAAATCTCTGCTCAG GTATTAAGAAAGCTTGTAGATGATGCATCAAAATTTCTGAATGATAAAGTAACGAAGGCAGTGGTTACAGTACCTGCTTACTTTAATGATTCTCAAAGGACAGCAACAAAGGATGCAGGCCGTATTGCTGGGCTGGAAGTACTTAGAATCATCAATGAGCCGACTGCTGCTTCTTTGGCTTATGGTTTTGAGAAGAAGAGTAATGAGACTATTTTGGTGTTCGACCTTGGTGGTGGTACTTTTGATGTTTCTG TCCTTGAGGTTGGAGATGGAGTCTTTGAAGTACTTTCAACATCTGGAGATACTCATTTGGGTGGTGATGATTTCGACAAG AAAATTGTTGATTGGCTAGCTGCAAACTTCAAACGAGATGAAGGTATTGACCTATTGAAGGACAAGCAAGCACTACAGAGATTAACTGAGACAGCCGAGAAAGCTAAGATGGAGTTGTCATCACTGACTCAGACCGGAATTAG CTTGCCATTTATTACCGCTACTGCTGATGGACCTAAACACATTGAGACCACCTTGACAAGGGCAAAATTTGAGGAATTGTGTTCAGATCTTCTAGACAG GTTGAAAACACCAGTTGAGAACTCTTTGAGAGATGCCAAACTCTCCTTTAGTGATTTAGATGAAGTGATTCTTGTTGGAGGTTCCACACGTATCCCAGCTGTTCAAGAGTTGGTCAAGAAGTTGACCGGAAAGGACCCTAATGTCACTGTGAATCCCGATGAAGTTGTTGCTCTTGGGGCTGCAGTACAG GCTGGTGTCCTCGCTGGAGATGTGAGCGACATTGTGCTTTTGGATGTGACACCCTTATCACTGGGTCTTGAAACCCTTGGTGGTGTGATGACCAAGATCATCCCCAGAAACACAACCTTGCCCACATCCAAGTCAGAAGTCTTCTCGACTGCTGCAGATGGACAGACTAGTGTTGAGATTAATGTTCTTCAAGGAGAACGAGAGTTCGTAAGGGATAACAAATCCCTTGGTAGCTTCCGTTTGGATGGTATTCCACCAGCTCCTCGAGGTGTTCCTCAAATTGAAGTCAAATTTGACATCGATGCCAATGGAATTCTCTCCGTTGCTGCCGTTGACAAGGGAACAGGAAAGAAGCAAGACATCACAATTACCGGTGCTAGTACGCTACCTAGTGACGAG GTCGAGAAAATGGTTAGCGAGGCCGAGAAATTTGCAAAGGAGGACAAGGAAAAGAGAGACGCAATCGACACAAAGAACCAGGCAGATTCTGTTGTATACCAAACGGAGAAGCAATTGAAGGAACTTGGAGACAAAGTTCCAGCCCCCGTGAAAGAAAAAGTGGAAGCTAAACTGGGAGAGCTCAAAGACGCCATTTCCGGAGGTGAAACTCAAACCATAAAAGATGCCATGGCTGCCCTAAACCAGGAAGTAATGCAACTCGGCCAATCCCTATACAACCAGCCTGGTGCAGAAGGTGCACCAGGGCCAGCTCCTGGAGGCGAGTCTGGCCCCTCAGCTGATTCAACTAGCAAGGGACCTGACGGAGATGTCATTGATGCCGACTTCACTGACAGCAAGTGA